A DNA window from Acetobacter aceti NBRC 14818 contains the following coding sequences:
- a CDS encoding DUF3297 family protein → MSDTLPDRLSVDPESPFYNEELLARGIGIRFKGVEKTNVEEYCLSENWVRVAVGKSLDRRGKPMTMKLQGPVEVWIKGNEEA, encoded by the coding sequence ATGAGCGATACTCTTCCAGACCGTCTGTCCGTTGATCCGGAAAGCCCATTCTACAACGAAGAGCTTCTGGCCCGTGGAATCGGTATCCGCTTCAAGGGCGTCGAAAAGACCAACGTTGAGGAATATTGCCTCAGCGAAAACTGGGTGCGGGTCGCAGTGGGCAAGTCGCTTGACCGTCGTGGCAAGCCGATGACGATGAAACTTCAGGGGCCAGTTGAAGTTTGGATCAAAGGCAACGAAGAAGCCTGA